The proteins below come from a single Corynebacterium cystitidis genomic window:
- the pgsA gene encoding phosphatidylinositol phosphate synthase, which translates to MLSVHGRKPAAVVVEPIARGFLRIGLTPNVVTVVGAALTVAVAVVLIPTDHLVLAAILSAVFSAFDMVDGTMARLRGGGTAFGATLDASCDRITDGALFAAITYWLVFVDSAHPATVAVSLVVIVTSQIISYVKARGEAGGLRMVGGLIERPERLILGLGGLALEGFGMPFAIEVSLWLLAVGSVFTVIQRLVIASLDENSQARVCAPAGTVEEED; encoded by the coding sequence ATGCTTAGCGTGCATGGCAGGAAGCCCGCAGCTGTTGTTGTTGAGCCAATCGCCCGGGGTTTCCTGCGTATTGGTCTTACCCCCAATGTAGTGACGGTGGTCGGCGCGGCGCTCACGGTCGCGGTGGCGGTTGTTCTCATTCCCACTGATCATCTGGTATTGGCTGCGATTCTTTCGGCAGTTTTTTCTGCTTTTGACATGGTAGATGGCACGATGGCGCGGCTTCGAGGTGGTGGTACCGCTTTCGGTGCCACATTAGACGCCAGTTGTGATCGGATTACTGACGGAGCGCTATTCGCCGCCATTACCTACTGGCTGGTATTCGTCGATTCTGCCCACCCAGCTACCGTCGCGGTCTCCCTGGTTGTTATCGTTACGTCGCAGATCATTAGCTATGTGAAAGCCCGTGGCGAAGCAGGTGGACTGCGCATGGTTGGGGGGTTGATTGAACGTCCTGAAAGGCTAATTCTGGGATTGGGTGGCCTGGCTCTGGAAGGATTCGGCATGCCTTTTGCCATCGAGGTGAGTTTGTGGCTTCTTGCCGTCGGCTCCGTGTTTACCGTGATCCAGCGCCTGGTAATCGCCTCTCTTGATGAGAATTCTCAAGCCCGGGTCTGCGCTCCAGCGGGTACTGTTGAGGAAGAGGATTAG
- a CDS encoding acyl-CoA thioesterase, giving the protein MTAKRSPISTILDLETIDTDIYRAAAVESELERTFGGQVAAQALVAATRTVGDDKFVHSLHGYFMRPGVAAQDTVFLVNRMRDGQSFATRHVEAVQNGETIFAMQASFHRSGDPGPEHSDIMRDVPMPDEIPDERETIPPSRRALLDEWSDWDIRVVPSDLYEHNKYTPSQQVVWFKSKQQLPDDATFHVCTLAYMSDMTLLHSALVPHPGHKVQMASLDHAMWFLRPFRADEWLLYDQVSPSAHGGRALTHGRIFDHAGNLVAMVTQEGLTRTLRDGEKSLPLKTLKDNEH; this is encoded by the coding sequence ATGACGGCGAAGCGTTCCCCAATCAGCACAATTTTAGACTTGGAGACTATCGACACTGATATTTACCGCGCAGCGGCAGTGGAGTCAGAGCTTGAGCGCACGTTCGGCGGCCAGGTGGCGGCCCAAGCGCTTGTCGCGGCAACACGCACGGTAGGCGACGATAAGTTCGTGCACTCACTCCACGGATATTTCATGCGCCCAGGCGTGGCTGCGCAAGACACAGTATTTCTTGTTAACCGGATGCGTGATGGACAATCTTTTGCAACGCGTCACGTCGAAGCAGTTCAAAATGGTGAAACTATTTTTGCGATGCAAGCCAGCTTCCACCGATCGGGTGATCCCGGCCCAGAGCATTCCGACATCATGCGTGACGTCCCGATGCCCGACGAGATTCCAGATGAGCGCGAGACTATCCCACCGTCGCGGCGCGCACTGCTGGATGAGTGGTCCGACTGGGACATCCGGGTAGTTCCCTCGGATCTGTACGAGCACAATAAGTACACTCCATCGCAGCAGGTGGTCTGGTTTAAATCGAAGCAGCAGCTTCCGGACGACGCCACCTTCCACGTGTGTACTTTGGCATACATGTCCGACATGACTTTGCTGCATTCAGCACTTGTTCCACACCCGGGGCATAAAGTGCAAATGGCATCGTTGGACCACGCTATGTGGTTCCTGCGCCCGTTTCGCGCTGACGAGTGGCTCCTCTATGACCAGGTATCGCCCTCTGCTCATGGTGGGCGCGCGCTGACACACGGGCGTATTTTCGATCACGCCGGAAATCTTGTCGCGATGGTGACCCAGGAGGGGCTCACGCGGACACTGCGCGACGGTGAGAAGTCTTTACCGTTGAAGACCCTG
- a CDS encoding glycosyltransferase family 4 protein: MRIGIVCPYSFDEPGGVQAHILDLAEVFRSQGHYVGVLGPASAGTDVPEYVTKGGGSVPIRYNGSVARLAIGPQVISTTRWFLNEGQFDVLHIHEPNSPSFSMASLFIAEGPIVATYHASAASSWILSLARPLLQPKLEKIGGGIAVSEMARRLQVEKLGGDPVLIPNGVDTARFAAARRPRDPHAPVEIVFLGRLDESRKGLDILLRALAQLDRKVTVTVIGGGRPREFSGINFVGRVSDQQKAEILGRADIYVAPNTGGESFGIVLVEAMAAGCAVVASDLEAFAAVCDITSEEPAGVLFPVGDDHALAMALRMLIDDEAARQRLIESGLKRSQLYDWDTVAAKVMAVYETVADGTTVRG; the protein is encoded by the coding sequence GTGCGGATTGGAATTGTGTGCCCTTATTCCTTCGACGAACCTGGCGGGGTTCAAGCTCATATCCTTGACTTGGCGGAGGTTTTTCGCTCGCAGGGGCATTACGTGGGTGTTCTCGGCCCAGCATCTGCAGGTACCGATGTGCCAGAGTATGTCACCAAAGGCGGAGGGTCTGTCCCGATCCGCTATAACGGTTCGGTGGCCCGGCTCGCTATCGGGCCTCAGGTGATCAGCACGACCCGCTGGTTTCTTAACGAAGGACAGTTTGACGTGCTGCATATCCACGAACCGAATTCGCCCAGTTTCTCTATGGCGTCTCTGTTCATCGCAGAGGGGCCGATAGTTGCTACCTACCATGCATCAGCGGCTTCGTCATGGATCCTCTCACTTGCCCGCCCCCTGCTCCAGCCCAAGCTCGAAAAGATTGGTGGCGGTATTGCAGTCTCTGAAATGGCGCGTCGCCTGCAAGTAGAAAAGCTCGGCGGCGACCCGGTGCTGATTCCGAATGGTGTGGATACAGCCCGTTTCGCAGCAGCACGGCGTCCGCGTGACCCTCACGCCCCTGTGGAGATCGTGTTCTTGGGTAGACTCGATGAATCCCGCAAGGGCCTAGACATCCTTCTTCGCGCGCTGGCTCAGCTAGATCGGAAGGTCACTGTCACCGTCATCGGTGGGGGCCGCCCGCGCGAGTTTTCCGGCATCAATTTTGTGGGGCGCGTTAGCGATCAGCAGAAGGCAGAAATTTTGGGGCGTGCTGATATTTACGTTGCCCCCAATACCGGCGGTGAATCCTTCGGCATTGTTCTGGTCGAAGCAATGGCTGCCGGGTGCGCCGTTGTCGCCAGCGACTTGGAAGCCTTTGCTGCGGTGTGTGACATCACCAGCGAAGAACCCGCTGGAGTGTTGTTCCCTGTCGGAGATGACCATGCGCTCGCGATGGCGCTTCGCATGCTTATCGACGATGAGGCGGCCCGTCAGCGACTCATTGAAAGCGGACTTAAGCGCTCCCAACTTTATGACTGGGACACGGTTGCAGCCAAGGTCATGGCTGTGTATGAGACTGTTGCAGATGGCACGACCGTGCGGGGGTAG
- a CDS encoding HIT family protein, whose translation MINPARKRLPRDVHNNAEKPAAYIDTGVGEEDRLQRLWAPYRAAYIADVPQKDEERGPFVVAAEMDDEEALIVARGSSVYALLNLYPYNSGHLMVVPYRKVANLEDLTDEETAELMEFAKLAVRTLKRVSHPESINVGLNLGRSAGGSVGDHLHLHIVPRWTGDSNFMTVLGETKVFPELLRDTRKLLAEAWSELVDDDRLAAQEKGRDNA comes from the coding sequence ATGATCAACCCAGCGAGGAAACGATTGCCACGCGACGTGCATAACAACGCAGAGAAACCGGCGGCGTACATAGACACCGGTGTGGGTGAAGAAGACCGGTTGCAACGGCTGTGGGCGCCATACCGTGCCGCGTATATAGCGGACGTACCGCAGAAAGACGAAGAGCGAGGTCCGTTCGTCGTTGCTGCCGAGATGGACGATGAGGAAGCCTTGATTGTCGCTCGTGGCTCCAGCGTGTACGCACTGCTCAATCTTTATCCGTACAACTCTGGCCACCTCATGGTTGTTCCGTACCGGAAGGTAGCGAACCTCGAGGATCTGACGGATGAGGAAACTGCCGAACTTATGGAGTTTGCCAAGCTTGCTGTGCGGACTTTGAAACGGGTGTCGCACCCAGAATCTATCAACGTGGGCCTGAATTTGGGACGTTCGGCTGGTGGCTCGGTGGGTGACCACCTGCACCTCCATATCGTTCCACGGTGGACGGGAGACTCTAACTTCATGACAGTTCTCGGAGAAACAAAAGTATTCCCGGAGCTGCTGCGGGATACCCGCAAGTTACTGGCTGAAGCATGGAGTGAGCTTGTCGACGACGACCGCTTGGCTGCCCAGGAGAAGGGGAGAGACAATGCTTAG
- a CDS encoding phosphatidylinositol mannoside acyltransferase: protein MAFRLPTTEDLSAAGYLAGWKLIGKLPQSWVAALFNWGADQVSKDGAGMDMLRRNLTRVVGAHNVTRDLVRASVRSYARYWREAFRLPRLAGDPDLIAKISEGTVGRELLDESLARGKGVILTLPHSGNWDMAGMWLHTHYGQFTTVAERVKPAVLFDAFVDFRESLGFEVLALTGSATPPFQRLKDVLEAGGIVCLLGERDLTARGVPVSFFGETTTMPAGPAQLAIETGAALHAVHCWFTGTDSDPGWGLSASAPIEVTSLEETTQRVADLFAANIAAHPEDWHMLQPQWPVDKKQRRTSNVGE, encoded by the coding sequence GTGGCTTTTCGTCTACCTACCACTGAAGATTTATCGGCAGCGGGTTATTTAGCTGGGTGGAAGTTAATCGGGAAGCTTCCACAATCCTGGGTGGCAGCATTGTTTAACTGGGGTGCGGATCAGGTTTCCAAAGATGGGGCGGGCATGGACATGCTGCGTCGCAATCTAACCCGTGTGGTGGGAGCGCACAATGTCACTCGTGACCTTGTCCGTGCCTCAGTTCGGTCTTACGCACGGTATTGGCGTGAGGCCTTTCGTCTTCCGCGTTTGGCGGGGGATCCTGATCTTATTGCGAAGATTAGTGAGGGGACGGTGGGCCGTGAGCTTCTCGACGAGTCACTGGCTCGAGGCAAAGGCGTGATTCTTACGCTTCCTCACTCTGGCAACTGGGATATGGCCGGCATGTGGTTGCATACTCACTATGGGCAGTTCACTACGGTGGCTGAGCGGGTGAAACCGGCGGTACTTTTCGACGCTTTTGTGGATTTTCGTGAGTCTCTTGGCTTTGAGGTTCTGGCACTTACAGGTTCTGCGACTCCACCGTTTCAACGTTTGAAGGACGTTCTTGAGGCAGGGGGAATTGTGTGCCTGCTCGGTGAGCGAGACCTTACAGCACGTGGGGTGCCTGTCTCGTTTTTCGGAGAAACTACCACAATGCCTGCTGGCCCAGCTCAGTTGGCTATTGAGACTGGGGCGGCGTTGCACGCTGTGCACTGTTGGTTTACTGGTACAGACTCGGATCCAGGCTGGGGGCTGTCAGCTTCGGCACCGATTGAGGTCACTTCGTTGGAGGAAACCACGCAGCGTGTCGCTGATCTTTTTGCCGCCAATATCGCAGCTCATCCGGAGGATTGGCATATGCTCCAACCGCAGTGGCCGGTGGACAAAAAGCAGCGAAGAACATCAAACGTGGGGGAGTAA